From a region of the Argiope bruennichi chromosome 8, qqArgBrue1.1, whole genome shotgun sequence genome:
- the LOC129981050 gene encoding uncharacterized protein LOC129981050 translates to MTRVLFGVKSSPFLLAATIQYHLKRWSLIQSLRSKFWKRWSQEYLNSLQSRAKWKLPELYIKPGQLVLLKDNSKSPMEWNLARIERTYPGTDGLVRVADIRTPKGIFRRSINRLCPLPFEEGVGQLSNGGRDVPS, encoded by the exons ATGACTCGAGTTCTTTTCGGTGTCAAATCAAGCCCCTTCCTCCTTGCAGCTACAATCCAATACCATCTAAAGAG ATGGTCTCTCATCCAGTCTCTTAGAtccaaattttggaaaagatggaGTCAAGAATATCTCAACTCCTTGCAGTCTCGAGCTAAATGGAAACTACCTGAACTGTACATCAAACCCGGACAGCTGGTACTCCTGAAGGATAATAGCAAGAGCCCCATGGAATGGAACTTGGCCCGAATTGAAAGGACATATCCTGGAACAGATGGACTAGTCCGTGTCGCAGACATCAGAACCCCTAAAGGAATTTTTCGGCGAAGTATCAACAGACTCTGCCCACTCCCTTTCGAAGAAGGTGTTGGACAACTGTCCAACGGGGGCCGGGATGTTccgtcttag